A genome region from Alteripontixanthobacter maritimus includes the following:
- a CDS encoding NAD(P)H-dependent flavin oxidoreductase — protein sequence MAFKGLKPFQYGGKEVWPLVEGGKGVSATNHKSSGAWAAAGGIGTVSAVNADSYDAVGNVVPQVYDAATRKERHEQLVRYAIDGATEQVKRAHEMANGEGAININVLWEMGGAQAVLEGVLEQTKGLVTGVTCGAGMPYKLAEIAARYQVQYLPIISSARAFRALWKRSYSKVPELMAAVVYEDPWLAGGHNGLSNAEDPREPQDPYPRVKELRATMRKEGVSEDTAIVMAGGVWFLRDWNEWIDNPELGQVVFQFGTRPLLTRESPIPQGWKDMLRTVDEGDVLLHKFSPTGFYSSAVKNPFLYDLIHRSERQIAFTKGADEEHTEQLDVGVRGKNMFVKPQDKERAKVWFGEGHTEALKTPEDTVVYVTPDKRDEIRKDQKDCMGCLSHCAFSSWKDHDDYTTGRLADPRSFCIQKTLQDIAHGGPTDENLAFAGHAAYNFKTDPFYSNGFTPTVKQLVDRILTGD from the coding sequence ATGGCATTCAAGGGTCTGAAACCGTTCCAATACGGTGGCAAGGAAGTGTGGCCGCTGGTCGAGGGCGGCAAGGGCGTGTCCGCCACCAACCACAAGAGCAGCGGCGCATGGGCGGCCGCTGGCGGTATCGGCACGGTCAGCGCGGTCAATGCGGACAGCTACGATGCGGTCGGCAATGTCGTGCCCCAGGTTTATGACGCCGCGACCCGGAAGGAACGCCACGAACAGCTTGTCCGCTATGCCATTGACGGCGCTACAGAACAGGTAAAGCGCGCGCATGAAATGGCGAATGGCGAAGGCGCCATCAACATCAACGTATTGTGGGAAATGGGCGGCGCGCAGGCAGTGCTGGAAGGGGTGCTGGAACAGACCAAAGGCCTCGTCACCGGTGTAACCTGCGGCGCGGGTATGCCGTACAAGCTGGCGGAAATCGCCGCGCGGTATCAGGTCCAGTATCTGCCCATCATCAGTTCGGCCCGCGCCTTCCGAGCGCTGTGGAAACGCAGCTATTCCAAAGTGCCGGAACTGATGGCGGCCGTTGTCTACGAAGACCCGTGGCTGGCGGGCGGGCATAACGGCCTGTCCAACGCCGAAGACCCGCGCGAACCGCAGGACCCCTATCCACGCGTGAAGGAATTGCGCGCAACGATGCGCAAGGAAGGCGTTTCGGAAGATACAGCCATCGTCATGGCGGGCGGAGTCTGGTTCCTGCGCGACTGGAACGAATGGATCGATAATCCGGAGCTTGGCCAGGTGGTTTTCCAGTTCGGTACGCGCCCGCTGCTGACGAGGGAAAGCCCGATCCCGCAAGGGTGGAAGGATATGCTGCGCACCGTGGACGAGGGCGACGTTCTGTTGCACAAATTTTCCCCCACGGGCTTCTATTCCAGCGCGGTCAAGAACCCGTTCCTCTACGATCTCATCCATCGCTCCGAACGCCAGATTGCGTTTACCAAGGGCGCGGACGAAGAACATACCGAACAGCTCGATGTGGGCGTGCGCGGCAAGAATATGTTCGTGAAGCCGCAGGACAAGGAGCGTGCGAAGGTCTGGTTCGGGGAAGGTCATACCGAAGCGCTCAAAACGCCGGAGGATACGGTGGTTTACGTCACGCCCGACAAGCGCGATGAAATCCGCAAGGACCAGAAGGATTGCATGGGCTGCCTGTCGCATTGCGCGTTTTCGTCATGGAAGGACCATGACGATTACACTACCGGGCGTCTGGCTGATCCGCGCAGTTTCTGCATCCAGAAAACGCTGCAAGACATTGCGCATGGCGGCCCGACCGATGAGAACCTCGCCTTTGCGGGTCACGCGGCCTATAATTTCAAGACCGATCCGTTCTATTCCAACGGC
- a CDS encoding class I SAM-dependent methyltransferase, translating into MKLRGALAALVLLTATACQQLDDADRPETALQFPRADRPVSDLSSNQFSTETARDSRGEAQTVMDFAEIEPGMTVADIGAGNGYYTIRLAQRVGKKGRVVAQDIDAEAMDRLGERVDRERLDNVSISRGAADDPHLPNDSFDRIFLVHMYHEVTEPYAFLWRLWPALREGGQVIVVDVDRPTDQHGIDPLLLSCEMRSVGFELVAFRDAPELAGYYAQFEAAARRPEPGDIKPCRGNRAGG; encoded by the coding sequence ATGAAGCTGCGGGGCGCCCTTGCTGCGTTGGTCCTGCTGACTGCCACGGCCTGCCAGCAGCTGGACGATGCCGATCGGCCTGAAACTGCGCTGCAATTCCCGCGGGCCGACCGTCCTGTTTCGGATCTGAGTTCTAACCAGTTCAGTACCGAAACTGCGCGCGACAGCCGCGGCGAGGCGCAGACGGTGATGGATTTCGCCGAGATCGAACCCGGCATGACCGTGGCCGATATCGGTGCCGGCAATGGCTATTACACGATCCGGCTTGCCCAGCGCGTGGGCAAGAAGGGCCGCGTGGTTGCGCAGGATATCGATGCCGAGGCGATGGACCGGCTCGGCGAGCGGGTCGACCGCGAAAGACTGGATAACGTGTCAATCTCGCGCGGGGCGGCAGACGATCCGCACCTGCCGAATGACAGTTTCGATCGAATATTCCTGGTGCACATGTATCACGAGGTGACCGAGCCTTACGCATTTCTGTGGCGACTATGGCCAGCATTACGCGAAGGCGGACAGGTAATCGTGGTGGACGTGGACCGGCCGACCGACCAGCACGGCATCGATCCGTTGCTGCTGAGCTGCGAAATGCGCAGCGTCGGGTTCGAACTTGTGGCGTTTCGCGATGCGCCCGAACTGGCGGGCTACTATGCACAGTTCGAAGCAGCCGCTAGGAGGCCCGAACCAGGGGACATAAAACCGTGCCGCGGTAACCGGGCGGGCGGTTAG
- the prfB gene encoding peptide chain release factor 2, translating to MRAEGQAHIDRIEAALALVRLSLDWERALRRLDELNARVEDPTLWDDPKAAEAVMRERRRLEAAVGTVNGISAEMADAVEFIDMGEAEGEADIADDGYATLERLADRADADKVQALLAGEADGNDTYIEIHSGAGGTESQDWAEMLQRMYARWAEQKGYKVEIVDYHAGDQAGIKSATLLVKGENAYGYAKTESGVHRLVRISPYDSSARRHTSFSSVWVYPVIDDEIDIEINESDLKIDTYRASGAGGQHVNTTDSAVRITHQPTGIVVASQNDRSQHKNRATAMNMLKARLFEREMAEREAAASGEYQEKTDIGWGHQIRSYVLQPYQMVKDLRTGVTSTAPDAVLDGSIDQFISAALAQRVTGETVEVEDVE from the coding sequence ATGCGTGCCGAAGGGCAAGCCCATATCGACCGTATCGAAGCCGCCCTTGCCCTGGTGCGGTTATCGCTGGACTGGGAGCGCGCGCTGCGCCGCCTCGACGAACTGAATGCGCGCGTCGAGGACCCCACCCTGTGGGACGATCCAAAGGCCGCCGAAGCCGTAATGCGCGAACGCCGCCGGTTGGAAGCAGCCGTGGGCACGGTGAATGGCATCTCGGCGGAAATGGCCGACGCGGTGGAATTCATCGACATGGGCGAGGCCGAGGGCGAAGCCGACATCGCCGATGACGGCTATGCCACGCTGGAACGCCTCGCCGATCGCGCCGATGCCGACAAAGTGCAGGCATTGCTGGCGGGTGAGGCCGATGGCAATGACACGTACATAGAAATCCATTCCGGCGCGGGCGGTACCGAAAGCCAGGACTGGGCCGAAATGCTGCAACGCATGTATGCGCGCTGGGCCGAACAGAAGGGCTACAAGGTCGAAATCGTGGATTACCACGCGGGCGATCAGGCGGGCATCAAGTCCGCCACGCTGCTGGTGAAGGGCGAGAACGCCTATGGCTATGCCAAGACCGAAAGCGGTGTGCATCGCCTGGTCCGCATCAGCCCGTATGACAGCAGCGCACGCCGCCACACATCGTTCAGCAGCGTTTGGGTGTATCCGGTCATCGACGATGAAATCGATATCGAGATCAACGAAAGCGACCTGAAGATCGACACCTACCGCGCGTCCGGCGCCGGTGGGCAGCACGTCAACACAACCGATTCCGCCGTCCGCATTACGCACCAGCCAACCGGCATCGTGGTCGCCAGCCAGAACGACCGCAGCCAGCACAAGAACCGCGCAACTGCGATGAACATGCTGAAAGCGCGCCTGTTCGAGCGGGAAATGGCGGAACGCGAGGCGGCGGCAAGCGGCGAGTATCAGGAAAAAACCGATATCGGATGGGGCCACCAGATCCGCAGTTATGTCCTCCAGCCATACCAGATGGTCAAGGATCTGCGCACCGGCGTAACCTCGACCGCGCCCGATGCCGTGTTAGATGGCTCGATCGATCAGTTTATCTCTGCCGCGCTGGCACAGCGGGTGACGGGCGAAACGGTCGAGGTGGAAGACGTCGAATGA
- a CDS encoding penicillin-binding protein 1A, protein MANQLTGESIRYRIRRDASGAWSWMRRIMREHRLVRWAIYAALAGFAALFLLWAYLVYNLPDASTLEDYEPPLPTMVRGIDGEIVGSFARDRRVQLQYADFPRPLINAYLAAEDRTFFSHGGVDLTGTLNAVFDFATKFGSGERAVGGSTITQQVAKNSLLGDEYSVTRKLKEMLLAGDIEDVLTKQEILELYLNDIPLGRRSFGVQAAARAYFNKDVGDLDLHQFAFLAILPKAPERYGRAGNEERAIERRNWVLGQMAENGWASEADVTRAKAQPLGLEKQVSAYRSADAGYFMEEVRRQLLDRYGENAEDGANSVYGGGLWVRTSLDTELQDAARDALRAGMLRYHGNRGWTGPVAKLNPDNGSLTQQLASSNLDINYKDWRIGVVTARDGNSATIGFTDGETYPLSGAPGSLKVADVVVAEESGDGYRLRAIPEVSGGFAAQDVHTGRVLAMQGGFDSRLGSFNRATQAERQPGSTIKPFVYATGLDNGMTPATQVPDQTYCYYQGSKLGRKCFTNFGGSRGGGIYPMRFGLEQSRNLMTVHIAMEAGMPNVIKTFEKVGIGSYEPYPAFALGAGDTTVIKMVNAYAALANHGLQHEPSVIDYVQNRQGEVIWRADDRKCEACNMPKWDGAPMPRLPESGKQVIDARTAYQTVHMLEGVVQRGTATRLRSLELPLFGKTGTTTGPTNAWFVGGSPDIVAGTYLGFDQPRDMGNYVQGGNTAAPIFQQFVKDTKDRWSGSPFTAPKGVRMVRVDRRSGKRVFDAWPGTDPKAAVIWEAFKPDTEPPRATKQDELQAKREELLALIRKGQRGPRVSRPSTSRPSSSKPPPQSQPTPQPEPTIPVVSIPVIQPTT, encoded by the coding sequence ATGGCTAACCAACTCACAGGCGAATCTATCCGTTACCGCATCCGGCGCGACGCGTCGGGCGCGTGGAGCTGGATGCGGCGCATCATGCGCGAACATCGCTTGGTGCGCTGGGCGATCTACGCCGCGCTGGCGGGGTTCGCAGCCTTGTTCCTGCTATGGGCGTATCTGGTCTACAATTTGCCCGACGCTTCGACACTGGAAGATTACGAACCACCGCTGCCTACGATGGTGCGCGGGATCGATGGCGAGATCGTCGGATCGTTCGCGCGCGACCGGCGGGTGCAACTGCAGTATGCTGATTTTCCGCGGCCCCTGATAAATGCTTACCTCGCGGCAGAGGATCGAACGTTTTTTAGCCATGGCGGCGTCGATCTGACGGGTACGCTGAACGCGGTGTTCGATTTCGCCACCAAGTTCGGTTCGGGGGAGCGGGCGGTAGGCGGCTCCACCATCACCCAGCAGGTCGCTAAGAACAGCCTGCTGGGCGATGAATATTCGGTCACCCGCAAGCTGAAGGAAATGCTTCTCGCAGGCGATATCGAGGACGTTCTGACGAAGCAGGAAATTCTTGAGCTTTACCTTAACGACATTCCGCTTGGCCGCCGCAGCTTCGGTGTTCAGGCTGCAGCGCGCGCCTATTTCAACAAGGATGTGGGCGACCTCGATCTGCATCAGTTCGCGTTTCTGGCAATTCTGCCGAAGGCGCCGGAACGCTATGGCCGCGCCGGCAACGAAGAACGCGCGATCGAACGCCGCAACTGGGTGCTGGGTCAGATGGCCGAAAACGGTTGGGCGAGCGAGGCCGACGTGACTCGCGCGAAGGCGCAGCCGCTTGGCCTGGAAAAGCAGGTCAGCGCCTATCGCAGCGCCGATGCCGGATACTTTATGGAAGAAGTACGCCGCCAATTGCTCGACCGATATGGCGAGAATGCGGAAGATGGCGCGAACAGTGTATATGGCGGCGGATTGTGGGTGCGGACCTCGCTTGACACCGAATTGCAGGATGCGGCGCGCGACGCCTTGCGGGCGGGGATGCTGCGTTATCATGGCAACCGCGGATGGACGGGGCCGGTCGCCAAGCTTAACCCGGATAATGGCAGCCTGACCCAGCAACTGGCCAGCTCCAATCTCGATATAAATTACAAGGACTGGCGCATTGGCGTAGTCACCGCGCGGGATGGCAATTCGGCGACAATAGGCTTTACCGATGGCGAAACTTACCCACTGTCCGGTGCGCCGGGGAGCCTGAAAGTTGCCGATGTGGTTGTGGCCGAGGAATCGGGCGATGGTTACCGCTTGCGTGCCATTCCGGAAGTATCGGGCGGGTTCGCGGCGCAGGATGTGCACACCGGCCGTGTGCTCGCCATGCAGGGCGGGTTTGACAGTCGGCTTGGCAGTTTCAACCGCGCCACGCAGGCTGAACGGCAACCGGGTTCCACTATCAAGCCATTCGTCTACGCGACCGGCCTCGACAACGGCATGACGCCCGCCACGCAGGTTCCCGATCAGACGTATTGCTACTACCAGGGTAGCAAGCTGGGACGGAAGTGCTTTACGAATTTTGGCGGGAGCAGGGGCGGCGGGATCTATCCGATGCGCTTCGGGCTGGAACAGTCACGCAATCTGATGACAGTCCATATCGCGATGGAAGCCGGTATGCCGAATGTCATCAAGACGTTCGAAAAGGTCGGGATCGGCAGTTATGAACCGTATCCCGCGTTTGCTTTGGGGGCGGGCGACACCACCGTGATCAAGATGGTGAACGCCTATGCCGCGCTGGCCAATCACGGATTGCAGCACGAACCATCGGTCATCGACTACGTCCAGAACCGGCAGGGCGAAGTGATCTGGCGGGCGGACGATCGCAAATGCGAAGCGTGCAACATGCCGAAATGGGATGGCGCACCGATGCCGCGTCTTCCGGAATCCGGCAAGCAGGTGATCGACGCGCGCACCGCCTACCAGACCGTGCACATGCTCGAAGGTGTGGTGCAGCGCGGCACCGCAACCCGTTTGCGCAGCCTGGAACTGCCGCTGTTCGGCAAGACCGGCACGACCACCGGCCCGACCAACGCCTGGTTCGTGGGCGGTTCGCCGGATATCGTCGCAGGGACATATCTCGGTTTCGACCAGCCGCGTGATATGGGCAACTATGTGCAGGGTGGGAACACTGCCGCCCCGATCTTCCAGCAGTTCGTTAAAGACACAAAGGATCGCTGGAGCGGCTCCCCGTTTACAGCCCCCAAGGGCGTGCGCATGGTTCGCGTCGATCGGCGCTCGGGAAAGCGCGTCTTCGATGCGTGGCCGGGCACCGATCCCAAGGCGGCGGTGATATGGGAAGCATTCAAGCCCGATACCGAACCGCCACGCGCCACCAAGCAGGACGAACTGCAGGCCAAGCGCGAAGAACTGCTGGCGTTGATCCGCAAGGGCCAGCGGGGACCGCGCGTGTCGCGGCCGTCGACGTCGCGGCCATCGTCATCTAAACCGCCGCCGCAGTCGCAACCCACGCCGCAGCCGGAACCTACCATTCCGGTGGTATCGATACCGGTCATTCAGCCGACCACGTGA
- a CDS encoding N-acetylmuramoyl-L-alanine amidase family protein, with protein sequence MIFLAPVLLVAGLFALGLTVPVPHLGRDYVLRLVLPDAGQPVDLPKVYGPQDNSRPLVVIDAGHGGRDPGASGAAIREKTVVLGLAQSLKEALLANGGVRVAMTREDDSFLVLEERPEIARRLRADLLVSIHADSAAGASGVSGASIYTLSQQASSEAAARFAARENRVDRVNGIGVDGRSQEVVDILVELAQRRVQGASAELASLIEREGQGKLQFHPQARRSAPLAVLRAPDVPAVLYEAGFITNPEDAERLTSAEGREQFASTMARAIRIFLARRSGE encoded by the coding sequence ATGATTTTCCTTGCCCCGGTGCTGCTGGTGGCGGGGCTATTCGCGCTCGGGCTGACCGTGCCGGTCCCGCATCTCGGGCGTGATTACGTCCTGCGGCTGGTGTTGCCGGACGCGGGGCAGCCGGTCGATCTGCCAAAGGTCTATGGACCGCAGGACAATAGCCGCCCCCTTGTCGTGATTGACGCCGGCCATGGCGGACGCGACCCCGGTGCCAGCGGCGCAGCTATCCGTGAAAAGACCGTCGTCCTGGGCCTGGCACAGTCGTTGAAGGAGGCGCTGCTGGCAAACGGCGGTGTCCGCGTGGCCATGACGCGCGAAGATGACAGCTTCCTGGTATTGGAAGAGCGCCCCGAAATCGCCCGACGGCTGCGCGCCGATCTCCTCGTTTCCATTCACGCCGACAGCGCCGCCGGGGCGAGCGGTGTGAGCGGCGCCAGCATCTATACCCTGTCGCAGCAGGCATCGAGCGAAGCGGCCGCCCGGTTTGCAGCGCGCGAAAACCGGGTCGATCGGGTGAACGGCATCGGGGTCGATGGCAGAAGCCAGGAAGTGGTGGATATCCTTGTTGAGCTGGCACAGCGCCGGGTGCAGGGTGCGTCCGCCGAACTGGCAAGCCTGATCGAGCGGGAGGGGCAGGGCAAGCTGCAGTTCCATCCACAAGCGCGCCGATCCGCACCGCTGGCGGTTTTGCGCGCACCCGACGTGCCGGCGGTATTGTACGAGGCCGGTTTCATTACCAATCCCGAAGATGCCGAACGCCTGACTTCCGCGGAGGGACGCGAGCAATTCGCCAGCACCATGGCGCGCGCGATCCGCATTTTTCTCGCGCGGCGGTCCGGCGAATAA
- a CDS encoding Rne/Rng family ribonuclease, producing the protein MATRMLIDARHTEETRVAVLKGNRIEEFDFESAEHKQIKGNIYLAKVTRVEPSLQAAFVDFGGNRHGFLAFSEIHPDYYQIPKEDREALLAEDAEAAEEESRLRAEEEDEGHTPGDEYDADDESSGALAEDLSEDGMEEVDTDEKDAVATIEEGQVEGDDDAGDDDNDDDDTDAEASDDDGKKGRGRGRGRRQGRGKKGGKGSGGGSRAKQVDEVRARRQELRRRYKIQDVIQRRQVLLVQVVKEERGNKGAALTTYLSLAGRYTVLMPNSTHGGGISRKIANAGDRKRLKQVVGALDLPRSMGLIVRTAGLSRTKTEIKRDFDYLARVWDEIRENTLGSSAPALIHSDSDLIKRAIRDIYNREIEEVIVEGEAGYKSAKAFMKMLMPSHARRVKAYSDPVPLFQRYGAEDQLRAMYEPVVQLKSGGYLVINPTEALVSIDINSGRSTKEHGIEQTATATNLEAAREIARQLRLRDMAGLVVIDFIDMDYNNNVRKVERAMKDALKNDRARIQVGRISSFGLMEMSRQRLRTGVLEATTRECPHCDGTGLVRTASSAGLSALRLIEDEAAKGKGTAITLRGSTEAAVYLLNSKRAELQEIEDRYNVSIDVIPEGEDEGAKMEVGSSGPKPTEPPKFEPIVDDDDDDDDIEETSDEDEDEEDDNRRGNRGRGGRGRDDRNEDDDRPRKRRRRGGRGRNKNRDESSDDSDTDNRSDNDGENDANTSTDSNDQDEDGKPRKRRRRRGGRGRNRNRSDQDGQQDESSNDKRTVTSQDAEGLADVADQMQDDIAVVAGPDGAPETAEAAEAAQSDAKPKRKRAPRKKAASEGDDKSADDQAAEKTAEKPKAKRAPRKKKVEDEAGAPDTAAAPAEEKPKAKRAPRKKAAPKAAAVQTDSEQSASKDAAIPASAPSALKGDTKPADDKPAKPQEAAGATAPEGKPRRGWWQRTFGE; encoded by the coding sequence ATGGCAACGCGCATGCTAATCGATGCGCGCCACACCGAAGAAACGCGTGTGGCGGTCCTCAAGGGAAACCGGATTGAGGAATTCGACTTCGAATCTGCCGAACACAAGCAGATCAAAGGCAACATCTACCTCGCCAAGGTAACCCGTGTAGAACCCAGCCTGCAGGCCGCTTTCGTCGATTTCGGCGGCAACCGGCATGGCTTCCTGGCATTCAGCGAAATTCACCCCGATTACTATCAGATCCCGAAAGAGGATCGCGAGGCATTGCTCGCCGAAGATGCCGAGGCTGCGGAAGAAGAATCGCGCCTCCGCGCCGAGGAAGAGGATGAGGGACACACGCCCGGTGATGAGTATGACGCCGATGACGAATCATCTGGCGCGCTTGCCGAAGATTTGTCCGAAGACGGGATGGAAGAAGTCGACACCGACGAAAAGGACGCCGTCGCCACGATCGAGGAGGGTCAGGTCGAAGGCGACGATGATGCAGGTGACGACGACAACGATGATGACGATACCGACGCGGAAGCTTCCGACGACGATGGCAAGAAAGGCCGTGGTCGCGGTCGTGGCCGTCGTCAGGGTCGCGGCAAGAAAGGCGGCAAAGGTTCGGGCGGCGGCAGCCGAGCGAAGCAGGTCGACGAAGTACGCGCGCGCCGTCAGGAATTGCGCCGCCGGTACAAGATCCAGGACGTCATCCAGCGCCGCCAGGTGCTGCTGGTGCAGGTCGTAAAGGAAGAGCGCGGCAATAAGGGCGCGGCCCTTACCACCTATCTCTCCCTCGCCGGGCGTTACACGGTACTTATGCCAAACAGCACGCATGGCGGCGGCATCAGTCGCAAGATCGCCAATGCTGGCGACCGTAAGCGTCTGAAGCAGGTGGTCGGCGCGCTCGACCTGCCACGCTCCATGGGCCTGATCGTGCGAACCGCCGGGCTCAGCCGGACGAAAACGGAAATCAAGCGCGACTTCGACTACCTTGCCCGTGTGTGGGACGAGATCCGCGAGAACACGCTCGGCTCGAGTGCACCTGCCCTGATCCATTCGGACAGCGATCTAATCAAGCGTGCCATTCGTGACATCTACAATCGCGAGATAGAAGAAGTGATCGTGGAAGGCGAAGCAGGCTACAAATCTGCCAAGGCCTTCATGAAGATGCTGATGCCCAGCCATGCGCGCCGGGTGAAGGCTTATTCCGATCCCGTGCCGCTGTTCCAGCGCTACGGCGCGGAAGACCAGTTGCGCGCGATGTACGAACCGGTCGTGCAATTGAAGTCGGGCGGCTATCTGGTCATCAACCCGACCGAGGCGCTGGTATCGATCGACATCAACTCCGGCCGTTCCACCAAGGAACATGGGATCGAGCAGACGGCGACGGCGACCAATCTGGAAGCCGCGCGGGAAATTGCCCGCCAGCTGCGCCTGCGCGACATGGCCGGACTGGTCGTGATCGATTTCATCGACATGGATTACAACAACAACGTGCGTAAGGTCGAACGCGCGATGAAAGATGCGCTGAAGAACGACCGCGCCCGCATTCAGGTGGGCCGCATCTCCAGCTTCGGCCTGATGGAAATGAGCCGCCAGCGCCTGCGTACGGGCGTTCTGGAAGCCACCACGCGCGAATGCCCGCATTGCGACGGCACCGGCCTGGTCCGCACTGCATCGAGCGCCGGACTTTCAGCGCTGCGCCTGATCGAGGACGAAGCGGCCAAGGGCAAGGGCACCGCCATCACCCTGCGCGGCAGCACCGAAGCGGCGGTGTACCTGCTCAACTCCAAGCGCGCTGAGCTTCAGGAAATCGAGGATCGCTACAACGTTTCGATCGACGTGATTCCCGAAGGCGAAGACGAAGGCGCCAAGATGGAAGTCGGCAGCAGCGGACCCAAACCTACCGAACCGCCGAAGTTTGAACCAATCGTCGATGACGATGACGATGATGACGATATCGAAGAAACCTCCGATGAGGACGAAGACGAGGAAGACGACAATCGCCGCGGAAATCGCGGTCGCGGCGGCCGTGGTCGCGATGACCGCAACGAAGACGATGATCGTCCGCGCAAACGCCGCCGTCGTGGCGGTCGCGGTCGCAACAAGAACCGGGACGAATCTTCGGACGATAGCGATACCGACAACCGCTCGGACAATGACGGCGAAAACGACGCTAACACCAGTACCGACAGCAACGACCAGGACGAGGATGGCAAGCCGCGCAAGCGCCGCCGTCGGCGTGGCGGCCGGGGCCGCAATCGCAACCGCAGCGACCAGGATGGCCAGCAGGACGAAAGCTCGAACGACAAACGGACGGTTACATCGCAAGACGCCGAAGGCCTCGCAGATGTAGCTGACCAGATGCAGGACGACATAGCGGTCGTCGCTGGTCCCGACGGTGCACCCGAAACGGCGGAAGCCGCCGAGGCCGCACAGTCCGACGCCAAACCCAAGCGCAAGCGAGCTCCTCGTAAGAAAGCCGCATCCGAAGGTGACGACAAATCGGCGGACGACCAGGCTGCCGAAAAGACTGCCGAGAAACCCAAGGCCAAACGCGCGCCGCGCAAGAAAAAAGTCGAGGACGAAGCCGGAGCACCAGACACGGCGGCAGCTCCTGCGGAGGAGAAGCCGAAAGCCAAGCGGGCTCCGCGCAAGAAAGCCGCGCCAAAGGCTGCCGCGGTACAGACCGACAGCGAGCAGTCTGCCAGCAAGGATGCAGCGATCCCGGCATCCGCCCCCAGCGCGCTGAAGGGCGATACGAAGCCTGCGGATGACAAGCCTGCCAAACCTCAGGAAGCTGCCGGAGCTACGGCTCCTGAAGGCAAGCCCCGCCGGGGTTGGTGGCAACGCACGTTCGGGGAGTAG
- a CDS encoding haloalkane dehalogenase, which translates to MTAIARTPDDRFTDLPDFPFEPHYHELEDGLRLHYLDEGPRGATPVLMMHGEPSWCYLYRHMIGPVVDAGYRVVAPDLIGFGRSDKPTDQAAYSYAGHVAWMREWVEAMDLTGVVLACQDWGSLIGLRLVAEMPERFAAVILSNGGLPAGQEPPEAFAAWRKFSLESPAFPVGDIINGGVSRELSAEEIAAYDAPFPDEASKACARVFPSLVPLGENVAVPDQLAAWESLKTFGKPFTCAFSDADKITTGGEKAFVGVVPGTKGHDLHRTLSGNHFIQEDDPEGFVAAILDTARHAGV; encoded by the coding sequence ATGACCGCGATTGCCCGCACACCCGACGACCGCTTTACCGACTTGCCCGACTTCCCTTTCGAACCACACTACCATGAGCTGGAAGACGGTCTGCGCCTGCATTATCTCGACGAGGGACCGCGCGGAGCCACGCCGGTGCTAATGATGCATGGCGAACCGAGCTGGTGCTACCTCTACCGCCACATGATCGGGCCGGTGGTCGACGCCGGGTACCGGGTCGTCGCGCCGGACCTCATTGGGTTCGGTCGCAGCGACAAGCCGACCGACCAAGCCGCCTATTCCTATGCCGGACACGTGGCATGGATGCGCGAATGGGTGGAAGCGATGGACCTGACCGGCGTTGTGCTGGCGTGCCAGGACTGGGGCTCACTGATCGGATTGCGGCTGGTTGCGGAAATGCCCGAGCGGTTTGCGGCTGTAATTCTGTCGAACGGTGGTTTGCCTGCCGGCCAGGAGCCGCCGGAAGCTTTTGCGGCATGGCGGAAATTCTCGCTCGAAAGCCCTGCCTTTCCCGTGGGCGATATCATCAATGGCGGGGTCTCACGAGAGCTTTCCGCGGAGGAAATCGCCGCATACGACGCGCCCTTCCCCGATGAAGCCAGCAAGGCCTGCGCGCGCGTCTTTCCAAGCCTTGTGCCTCTGGGCGAGAATGTCGCGGTGCCCGATCAGCTTGCTGCGTGGGAAAGCCTCAAGACATTTGGCAAACCGTTCACCTGTGCATTCAGCGACGCGGACAAGATTACCACGGGCGGGGAGAAAGCTTTTGTGGGGGTCGTGCCCGGTACTAAGGGCCACGACCTGCACCGCACGCTGAGCGGCAATCACTTCATTCAGGAGGATGATCCCGAAGGCTTCGTCGCAGCAATCCTGGATACGGCGCGCCACGCCGGGGTTTAG